Proteins encoded within one genomic window of Empedobacter falsenii:
- a CDS encoding long-chain-fatty-acid--protein ligase produces the protein MFDSKQIFSIQSEEDFQNVALEVFRYQAQENEVYKNFLNFLNVDYSTVKHTNEIPFLPIQFFKKFELISGNREVEKIFTSSGTTGMATSKHLVTDLALYHYSLEKCFEQFYGPLSDYTIFALLPSYLERTGSSLIDMVEYWIEKSGSDKSGFYLYNHDELYENLIAHEKTGKKAILIGVSFALLDFVENYKMNLQHTIVMETGGMKGRKKEITREELHSILKNGFGTNEIHSEYGMTELLSQGYSRGDLTFKSPNWMRILIRETEDPFQYVEEGKTGGVNVIDLANYNSISFIATDDLGKKITHNQFEILGRFDHSDVRGCNLMVIE, from the coding sequence ATGTTTGATTCAAAGCAAATTTTTTCTATTCAATCCGAAGAAGATTTCCAAAACGTTGCATTGGAAGTTTTCCGTTATCAAGCGCAAGAAAATGAAGTCTACAAAAACTTCTTAAATTTCTTGAACGTTGATTATTCTACTGTAAAACACACCAACGAAATTCCTTTTTTACCGATTCAGTTTTTTAAGAAATTTGAATTGATTTCGGGAAATCGTGAAGTGGAAAAAATTTTCACAAGTTCTGGAACAACTGGAATGGCGACAAGCAAGCATTTGGTTACGGATTTGGCATTGTATCATTACAGTTTAGAAAAATGTTTCGAACAATTTTATGGTCCACTTTCCGATTACACTATTTTTGCTCTTTTGCCTTCGTATTTGGAGCGCACAGGTTCGTCTCTAATTGATATGGTGGAGTATTGGATTGAGAAATCCGGCAGCGATAAAAGTGGTTTCTACTTGTATAATCACGATGAATTGTACGAAAATCTTATTGCCCACGAAAAAACGGGCAAGAAAGCAATTTTGATTGGTGTTTCGTTTGCTTTGTTAGATTTTGTCGAAAATTATAAAATGAATTTGCAACATACAATTGTCATGGAAACTGGCGGAATGAAAGGTCGCAAGAAAGAAATTACGCGCGAAGAATTGCATTCAATTTTGAAAAATGGTTTCGGAACAAATGAAATTCATTCGGAATATGGAATGACGGAATTGCTTTCGCAAGGTTATTCTCGAGGAGATTTGACGTTTAAATCGCCAAATTGGATGCGAATTTTGATCAGAGAAACCGAAGATCCTTTCCAATATGTTGAAGAGGGAAAAACAGGTGGCGTAAATGTGATTGATTTGGCAAATTACAATTCGATTAGTTTTATTGCAACTGATGATTTAGGTAAAAAAATAACTCACAATCAATTTGAAATCTTAGGACGTTTCGATCATTCGGATGTGCGAGGTTGTAATTTGATGGTGATTGAATAA
- a CDS encoding DUF3857 domain-containing protein, with the protein MKFNIYFVFSFLLVQLSLAQSTKFEFGNISEEEYNYTNVPFELDASAVILSEYGELQMKNYGYVIKQYIRKKILKQDAIEGNILEFTYNPNNKYNRPKINKVQVYNKINNEIIISKLNKADIVEETVDENTRRIVYAIPNIKVGSIIEYETEDVRTADLYATPWNFQNDYPTLTSKLDIRMHTDFDYRIYLIGQKLNEKYGNRKANRSWEIENVPSVKKFNKVYNIRDFKESIGFQYTAEQDWHGTIFSSPTWTSFRSVFTKKIETNLRGVNFNEIALKIQNGSSQLETYKNVIEYVKKNYKTDNSNTIDKISNFNSGILRTKIGSNLELVILVNKLLKSKGIESHLVINSYRGRGRLIMNFPIVSRISNIQNMSVLDNQIYLFDENILKIVDDSYKEKIVFPYLDYYNQLVLKLESKQDEFFNINPPLSESYLINEIEFKQDDIRMKSLNKFKGYFNKDNQKKYDFPMFNELMYSSDDINNQGEYSSINKIFAVKEKKIDYFGFEFPFNEDLNFLAIDKDRKYQVELDFPFQKVIQFKSKIPNDFTLKHDSFDKEINALGNKLQYKQHLEIKNNEFVISYILLINQAIITNKELKEYSEFLNKIAERNKDTVILMKKK; encoded by the coding sequence ATGAAATTTAATATTTATTTTGTTTTTAGTTTTTTATTGGTTCAATTAAGTTTAGCCCAATCAACTAAATTTGAATTCGGAAATATATCCGAAGAAGAATATAACTACACAAATGTTCCATTTGAGCTAGATGCTTCAGCTGTTATTCTTTCAGAATACGGAGAATTGCAAATGAAAAATTATGGATATGTTATAAAACAATATATTCGCAAAAAGATTTTAAAACAAGATGCAATTGAAGGAAATATTCTAGAATTTACTTATAATCCTAATAATAAATATAATCGTCCAAAGATTAATAAAGTTCAGGTTTATAATAAGATTAATAATGAAATAATTATTTCTAAACTTAATAAGGCTGATATTGTAGAGGAAACAGTAGATGAAAACACTAGGAGAATAGTTTATGCTATTCCAAATATTAAGGTAGGCTCTATAATAGAATATGAAACGGAAGATGTACGTACAGCAGATTTATATGCGACACCGTGGAATTTTCAGAATGATTATCCAACTTTAACATCAAAACTAGATATTAGAATGCATACAGATTTTGATTATCGAATTTACTTGATTGGTCAAAAGCTGAATGAGAAATATGGAAACAGAAAGGCAAACAGATCTTGGGAAATTGAAAATGTTCCAAGTGTAAAGAAATTCAATAAAGTATATAATATTAGAGATTTTAAAGAGTCAATAGGATTTCAATATACAGCGGAGCAAGATTGGCATGGTACTATTTTTTCTTCTCCAACATGGACTTCATTTCGATCTGTTTTTACAAAGAAAATAGAAACTAATTTAAGAGGAGTTAATTTTAATGAGATTGCTTTAAAAATTCAGAATGGATCTTCTCAATTAGAAACATATAAAAATGTGATAGAATATGTGAAAAAAAATTACAAGACAGACAATTCTAATACTATTGATAAAATCTCAAATTTTAATTCTGGAATTTTAAGAACCAAAATAGGTTCTAATTTAGAGCTAGTTATTTTAGTTAATAAACTACTCAAATCAAAAGGAATAGAATCTCATTTAGTCATAAATAGTTATAGAGGTAGAGGAAGATTAATTATGAATTTTCCTATTGTATCAAGAATTTCGAATATTCAAAATATGTCAGTTTTAGATAATCAGATTTATCTTTTTGATGAAAATATTTTAAAAATAGTTGATGATAGTTATAAGGAGAAAATTGTTTTTCCTTATTTAGATTACTATAATCAATTGGTTTTAAAACTTGAATCTAAACAAGATGAGTTCTTTAATATTAATCCTCCCTTATCGGAGAGTTATTTAATTAATGAAATAGAGTTTAAACAAGATGATATTAGAATGAAGTCTTTAAATAAATTCAAAGGTTATTTTAACAAAGACAATCAAAAGAAATATGATTTTCCAATGTTTAATGAATTAATGTATTCGTCAGATGATATAAATAATCAAGGAGAATATTCTTCTATTAATAAGATATTTGCTGTAAAAGAGAAAAAAATAGATTATTTTGGATTTGAATTTCCGTTTAATGAAGATTTAAATTTTTTAGCCATTGATAAGGATAGAAAATATCAAGTTGAATTAGATTTTCCATTTCAAAAAGTGATTCAATTTAAATCTAAAATTCCAAATGATTTTACATTAAAACATGATAGTTTTGATAAAGAAATTAATGCTTTAGGAAATAAATTACAATATAAACAACATCTCGAAATTAAAAATAACGAATTTGTTATTTCCTATATTTTATTGATTAATCAAGCAATTATAACCAATAAAGAACTCAAAGAATATTCAGAATTTTTAAACAAAATAGCAGAAAGAAATAAGGATACAGTCATTTTAATGAAAAAGAAATAA
- a CDS encoding DUF3857 domain-containing protein gives MKLKITLLFLFIALYTNAQSKDLKFGKISEQEINLTQVPFEKNADAVILSEEGKMDLTSSNYYLTVKRRIKILTDKGLDEANIQLNYYSKNRNESISGIKGGTINIVNGVEQMTPIDEKEIFDVSLNELYAAKRFTFPNVKVGSIIEYTYIKSSEHNFSIDAWNFQHDIPTLSSKFRLNNQAYGTYSIITIGDGLNTKYKGKSSSTEWLLHNIQSYNQLKYVYNPEDQSERIKIQAATYHTDGAKKTTMNAWRDLIQDINAQYDLYRNPSAIRDLAQNIPNGKDEVETLKNVIEYIDSNVKWNRFYGIIPTRSNKTLLKEKSGSTADMNLLLNEILTAKGFETSMVMFSSRHHGQILFSYPIVNQFNSVLTVVKLNNGASNIILDASKLNKEQIEFGPLDVFNYHGIVIKKGEASFVKLNQKLSYYESSLKYDFMNNGNLVLYRKDKFNGYFYDNDVEEKKVLNRYLTESLDVRLDEEINDKTIFETDSYVKNYKAKTVIPNAPFYTFINPLREFLKQYTFDDTNRQRKIEFNYPYLFNIQVKSKIPDGYEMIIDEKYKAHHKTELGLEYYEEAKVKDGQFTLAIQFLLPEGVYEADKYNELKQFFEKIKTESLKEVLMKKK, from the coding sequence ATGAAATTAAAAATTACTTTACTCTTTTTATTTATTGCATTATATACAAATGCGCAATCGAAAGATTTAAAATTCGGAAAAATTTCGGAGCAAGAAATTAATTTAACTCAAGTTCCTTTCGAGAAAAATGCAGATGCTGTTATTCTTTCAGAAGAAGGAAAAATGGATTTAACTTCGTCTAATTATTATTTGACTGTAAAACGAAGAATCAAAATTCTGACTGATAAAGGACTTGATGAAGCAAATATACAACTGAATTATTACAGCAAGAATAGAAATGAATCTATAAGCGGAATTAAGGGAGGTACAATTAATATTGTAAATGGAGTAGAGCAAATGACTCCGATTGATGAGAAAGAGATTTTTGATGTTTCTCTAAATGAATTGTATGCTGCAAAACGTTTCACTTTTCCAAACGTAAAAGTTGGTTCTATTATCGAGTATACTTATATCAAAAGTAGCGAACATAATTTTTCTATTGATGCGTGGAATTTTCAACACGATATACCAACGCTTTCGAGCAAGTTTCGATTAAATAATCAAGCTTATGGTACCTATTCGATTATTACAATTGGTGATGGTTTGAATACAAAGTATAAAGGTAAATCAAGTTCAACGGAGTGGTTATTACATAATATCCAAAGTTATAATCAATTAAAATACGTTTATAATCCTGAAGATCAAAGTGAACGTATCAAAATACAGGCTGCTACTTATCATACAGATGGTGCAAAAAAAACTACGATGAACGCGTGGAGAGATTTGATTCAAGATATAAATGCACAATATGATTTGTATCGAAATCCTTCTGCAATCAGAGATTTAGCGCAAAATATTCCGAATGGAAAAGATGAGGTAGAAACTTTGAAAAATGTGATTGAATATATTGATTCAAATGTAAAATGGAACAGATTTTATGGAATTATTCCAACGCGTTCAAATAAAACTTTATTGAAAGAAAAGTCTGGTTCTACGGCAGATATGAATCTTTTATTGAATGAAATTTTAACAGCCAAAGGTTTCGAAACTTCGATGGTTATGTTTAGTAGTCGTCATCACGGACAAATTTTGTTTTCTTATCCAATTGTCAATCAATTCAATTCTGTTTTAACAGTTGTGAAATTGAATAATGGCGCTTCAAATATTATTTTAGATGCTTCGAAATTAAATAAAGAGCAAATCGAATTTGGACCTTTAGACGTGTTTAATTATCACGGAATTGTCATCAAAAAAGGTGAAGCTTCTTTTGTAAAGTTGAATCAAAAATTGTCTTATTATGAATCATCATTAAAGTATGATTTTATGAATAATGGAAATTTAGTTCTCTATCGTAAAGACAAATTCAATGGTTATTTTTATGATAATGATGTAGAAGAAAAAAAAGTTTTGAATAGATATTTGACTGAATCTTTAGATGTACGTTTGGACGAAGAGATTAATGATAAAACGATTTTCGAAACCGATTCTTACGTTAAAAACTATAAAGCAAAAACTGTAATTCCGAATGCTCCATTTTATACATTTATTAATCCTTTGCGCGAATTTCTAAAACAATATACTTTTGACGATACCAATCGTCAACGCAAAATAGAATTTAATTATCCTTATTTATTTAATATTCAGGTAAAATCTAAAATTCCAGATGGTTACGAAATGATAATTGATGAAAAATACAAAGCGCATCACAAAACTGAGCTTGGTTTAGAATATTATGAAGAAGCTAAAGTAAAAGATGGACAATTCACGTTAGCAATTCAATTTTTATTGCCAGAAGGTGTTTATGAAGCGGATAAATACAATGAATTGAAACAGTTTTTTGAGAAAATAAAAACAGAATCTCTGAAAGAAGTTTTAATGAAAAAGAAATAA
- a CDS encoding TIGR01777 family oxidoreductase yields the protein MNILLTGGSGLIGSELTKILIENGHQVRILTREKQIEHPFYHWDKDTIDEKVFENLDGIIHLAGSLIAKRWTNSYKKEIFSSRVDTANLLFEYVKKLNIDLKFFISASGTAYYGQITSNKIFKESDEPNIDFLGKVCVAWENAAYQFEKIGARVVCLRTSLVLAKNGEGFKLLKKPIQLGVGANLGDGKQWMPWIHITDLLQIYAQAVEDEKMNGNYNASSPENINHSEFNHMLATKMNKPFFMPNIPAFVMKLVLGQMSDLVLKGTRIDATKIQETGFEFQYPTLEKALEELIEK from the coding sequence ATGAATATTCTATTGACTGGTGGAAGTGGATTAATTGGTTCAGAATTAACGAAGATTTTAATTGAAAATGGACATCAAGTTCGCATTTTGACAAGAGAAAAACAGATTGAACATCCTTTTTATCATTGGGATAAAGATACAATTGATGAAAAAGTTTTTGAAAATTTGGATGGAATTATTCATTTGGCTGGAAGCTTAATTGCGAAAAGATGGACAAATTCTTACAAAAAAGAAATTTTTTCGAGTAGAGTTGATACAGCGAATTTACTTTTTGAGTATGTCAAAAAATTGAATATTGATTTGAAATTTTTTATCTCCGCGTCTGGAACAGCTTATTATGGACAAATTACTTCGAACAAGATTTTCAAAGAGTCTGATGAACCGAATATTGATTTTTTAGGTAAAGTTTGTGTCGCATGGGAAAATGCTGCTTATCAGTTCGAAAAAATAGGAGCGAGAGTGGTTTGTCTTAGAACTTCGTTGGTTTTGGCAAAGAATGGCGAAGGTTTCAAATTATTGAAAAAACCTATTCAACTTGGCGTAGGAGCAAATCTTGGTGACGGAAAACAATGGATGCCTTGGATACATATTACGGATTTGTTACAGATTTATGCGCAAGCTGTTGAAGATGAAAAAATGAATGGAAATTATAATGCTTCATCACCAGAAAATATTAATCATTCAGAATTCAATCATATGTTAGCGACAAAAATGAATAAACCGTTTTTTATGCCAAATATTCCTGCTTTTGTAATGAAATTAGTATTAGGACAAATGAGTGATTTAGTTTTGAAAGGTACTCGAATTGATGCAACTAAAATTCAAGAAACAGGTTTCGAATTTCAATATCCTACCTTAGAAAAAGCGTTGGAGGAATTGATAGAAAAGTAA
- a CDS encoding ion transporter: protein MFKGRFPYLKRMGADEEKKLKQKIFDIVFEADTPYGKLFDISLLLLILLSVGLVMLESIPAINARHHTVLVSLEWILTFLFTIEYLLRIYCVKNRWRYIFSFYGVIDLLSILPFYLGLVLPTSKYLASIRILRLLRIFRIFNLTRFTRGKNVLVLGLKESKDKIIVFLSFVVLIVVVIGSIMYMVEHDHPESGFTSIPISIYWAIVTLTTVGYGDISPVTGLGQFLASVVMIIGYGVIAVPTSIVTMEMNKAARHKEDIPTNTQRCRNCGDDYHLDGAIYCKTCGHLLNEP from the coding sequence ATGTTTAAAGGTAGATTTCCTTATCTAAAAAGAATGGGGGCTGATGAAGAAAAGAAGCTAAAACAAAAAATATTCGATATAGTTTTTGAAGCTGATACACCTTATGGAAAACTTTTTGATATCTCGTTATTACTTTTAATTTTATTAAGTGTAGGTTTGGTTATGTTGGAGTCTATTCCAGCAATTAATGCGAGACACCATACAGTTTTAGTATCTTTAGAATGGATTTTAACGTTTTTGTTCACTATAGAATATTTATTAAGAATCTACTGTGTTAAAAATCGTTGGCGATATATTTTTAGTTTTTATGGAGTTATTGATTTATTGTCTATTTTACCATTTTATCTTGGTTTAGTTTTACCTACAAGTAAGTACCTAGCAAGTATTCGTATTTTAAGATTGCTACGTATTTTCAGAATTTTTAACCTTACACGATTTACACGTGGGAAAAATGTGTTGGTGTTAGGGCTGAAAGAAAGTAAAGATAAAATCATCGTTTTCTTATCATTTGTAGTATTAATTGTTGTTGTAATTGGCTCGATCATGTATATGGTGGAACATGATCATCCCGAATCTGGTTTTACAAGTATACCTATTAGTATTTATTGGGCAATTGTCACTTTAACAACAGTAGGTTATGGTGATATTTCTCCTGTCACTGGTTTGGGACAATTTTTAGCATCTGTTGTTATGATTATAGGTTATGGTGTAATTGCTGTTCCCACAAGTATTGTAACAATGGAAATGAATAAAGCGGCTAGACACAAAGAAGACATTCCTACAAACACACAAAGATGCCGCAATTGTGGCGATGACTATCACCTAGATGGTGCTATTTATTGCAAAACCTGCGGTCATCTTTTAAATGAGCCTTAA
- a CDS encoding YihY/virulence factor BrkB family protein — protein MRILQDFKTYTGINYFRDWSKTKLMNKNTGITVYDFLKVFWIRVMKGNFPLRSAAVSWILFFSMFPFLLFLFSILPHLVYYQEIKNLLFTQLLPQLLPKHVSNEVISYIDKTTAVQGKRKVNYFLILITIFMSSNGIQGIINGFNVSYQDVYVKRKNSKSRMISIILTLFFTAFIVLQVFLSYSTSIIWKYLTNVSFLSKLGQFSYLINYFSVFLFYFVSMCMLYYFGPNHKKSRSTVLPGAILTSVLFLLTVIGFNSYLSYFTNIDLLYGSLGLVMIMMIFVYINVILMLVGYELNMSINYTKNYEYVNHIDNNRFINLDKF, from the coding sequence ATGCGCATTCTACAAGATTTTAAAACATATACAGGAATAAATTATTTTCGAGATTGGTCGAAAACAAAATTGATGAACAAAAATACGGGCATCACGGTATATGATTTCTTGAAAGTTTTTTGGATTCGCGTTATGAAAGGTAATTTTCCGTTGCGTTCGGCAGCAGTTTCTTGGATTTTATTTTTTAGTATGTTTCCATTTTTGCTTTTTTTGTTTAGTATTTTGCCACATTTGGTTTATTATCAAGAAATAAAAAATCTATTATTTACACAACTTCTTCCTCAACTTTTACCTAAACATGTGAGTAACGAAGTGATTTCGTATATTGATAAAACGACGGCTGTACAAGGAAAACGTAAAGTGAATTATTTCTTGATTTTGATTACAATTTTTATGTCATCAAATGGAATACAGGGGATTATTAATGGATTTAATGTCTCGTATCAAGATGTTTATGTGAAACGCAAAAACTCAAAATCGAGAATGATTTCGATAATTTTGACATTATTTTTCACCGCATTTATTGTATTGCAAGTGTTTTTATCGTATTCGACATCAATTATTTGGAAATACTTAACCAACGTTTCATTCCTAAGTAAACTTGGACAGTTTTCGTATTTAATCAACTATTTTTCGGTATTTCTTTTCTACTTTGTTTCGATGTGTATGTTGTATTATTTCGGACCAAATCACAAAAAATCGCGTAGTACAGTTTTACCTGGTGCTATTTTGACTTCAGTTTTGTTCTTGTTAACTGTGATTGGTTTTAATTCGTATTTAAGTTATTTTACAAACATTGATTTGTTGTATGGATCGCTTGGATTAGTGATGATTATGATGATTTTTGTATACATCAATGTGATTTTGATGTTAGTTGGCTATGAATTGAACATGTCAATTAATTACACCAAAAATTACGAATACGTTAATCATATCGACAATAATCGATTTATTAATTTGGATAAATTTTAA
- the rlmH gene encoding 23S rRNA (pseudouridine(1915)-N(3))-methyltransferase RlmH encodes MNITTICIGKTDEKAIEMLLQKYENRLPSHINYQRIEIPDIKNRKNLSEIQQKQKEAEQILSKIVNTDFVIILDEKGKQPTSKQFADDIQNYMNQSVKNLVFVIGGPYGFDESVYNRGNKKMSLSNMTFTHQMVRLFLTEQIYRGFSILQGKPYHHE; translated from the coding sequence ATGAATATTACGACCATTTGTATCGGTAAAACAGACGAAAAAGCCATCGAAATGCTATTACAAAAGTATGAAAATCGATTGCCTTCGCACATTAATTATCAAAGAATTGAAATTCCTGACATCAAAAATCGTAAAAATTTGTCCGAAATTCAACAAAAACAAAAAGAAGCTGAGCAAATTTTGAGTAAAATCGTCAATACAGATTTTGTGATCATTTTGGATGAAAAAGGGAAACAGCCTACTTCGAAGCAATTTGCAGATGATATTCAGAATTACATGAATCAATCTGTCAAAAATCTTGTCTTTGTGATTGGTGGCCCTTATGGTTTTGACGAATCTGTTTATAATCGTGGAAATAAAAAAATGTCTTTATCCAATATGACGTTTACGCATCAAATGGTTCGCTTATTTTTGACAGAGCAAATTTACCGAGGATTTAGTATATTGCAGGGTAAACCTTATCATCATGAATAA
- a CDS encoding CPBP family intramembrane glutamic endopeptidase — protein sequence MNNTSPFEEFVPKQENKLSFGIGKALLYSAIAVIMMQFAGGIVSAPALFYKPLNHLLLPLGFLTGTVCAIVILLMLTQTKFASILKDIKHSFTPIQLILSVACWLFLLPLAEVATSLIPTTGPLEEIYKIFQASFEMMLDYKIAGFVMICILAPIFEEIIFRGIILKGMLNFNVNPTTAILINGFIFGCAHMNPWQFIGAGLLGIIFGIVYYRTKSLFLPMLLHFLNNTLSYSLMLMQGDMEGEVFAQRDYLLIGGMTLIGILSVYLLIKKTEQKTI from the coding sequence ATGAATAACACCTCTCCGTTTGAAGAATTTGTTCCAAAGCAAGAAAATAAACTAAGTTTTGGCATTGGAAAAGCACTTTTATATAGCGCGATTGCAGTGATTATGATGCAATTTGCTGGCGGAATTGTGTCTGCTCCAGCACTTTTTTACAAACCGCTTAATCACTTACTTTTACCGTTAGGATTTTTAACAGGAACGGTTTGCGCAATTGTTATTTTATTGATGTTGACACAAACTAAATTTGCATCAATTTTAAAAGATATCAAACATTCTTTTACACCAATTCAGCTCATATTATCAGTAGCTTGTTGGTTATTTCTTTTGCCTTTAGCCGAAGTTGCAACAAGTTTAATTCCGACAACTGGACCTTTAGAAGAAATCTATAAAATTTTTCAAGCTTCTTTTGAAATGATGTTAGATTACAAAATCGCTGGGTTTGTTATGATTTGTATTTTGGCTCCAATTTTCGAAGAAATTATTTTTAGAGGAATAATCTTGAAAGGAATGCTAAACTTCAATGTAAATCCTACTACTGCAATATTAATCAATGGATTTATTTTTGGATGTGCACACATGAATCCTTGGCAATTTATAGGCGCTGGACTTTTAGGAATCATTTTTGGAATAGTTTATTATCGTACAAAATCGTTGTTTTTGCCCATGTTATTACATTTCTTAAACAACACTCTTTCTTACTCTTTAATGCTAATGCAGGGCGATATGGAAGGCGAAGTTTTTGCGCAAAGAGATTATTTATTAATTGGAGGAATGACACTTATCGGAATTTTATCTGTCTATTTATTAATCAAAAAAACAGAACAAAAAACAATATAA
- the rdgB gene encoding RdgB/HAM1 family non-canonical purine NTP pyrophosphatase yields the protein MELIFATHNNNKVKEVTKMLPSYLSMKSLTDINFFDEIEETGTTFEENAQLKAKTIFDKTGKNIFADDSGLVIEALDGAPGVYSARYAGTGKDEDNIAKALKELEGKTNRKAYFISIFCLILDGKEYFFEGRVNGTIATEIMGDNGFGYDPIFIPDGFSKSFAQMSPEEKNAISHRGKAVEKLNDFLTNLNVN from the coding sequence ATGGAATTAATTTTTGCCACACATAACAACAATAAAGTAAAAGAAGTTACAAAAATGTTGCCTTCTTACCTATCGATGAAATCGTTGACTGATATTAATTTCTTTGATGAAATTGAAGAAACTGGAACAACTTTCGAAGAAAATGCACAACTGAAAGCGAAAACTATTTTCGATAAAACTGGAAAAAATATCTTTGCAGATGATTCTGGATTAGTGATAGAAGCGTTAGATGGCGCACCTGGTGTATATTCTGCTCGATATGCTGGTACAGGAAAAGACGAAGATAATATTGCAAAAGCGTTGAAAGAATTGGAAGGAAAAACGAATCGGAAAGCGTATTTTATTTCTATTTTCTGTTTAATTTTGGATGGAAAGGAATATTTTTTCGAAGGTCGAGTAAACGGAACTATTGCAACTGAAATTATGGGTGACAATGGTTTTGGCTACGATCCAATTTTTATTCCTGATGGTTTTTCAAAATCTTTTGCGCAAATGTCTCCAGAAGAAAAAAATGCAATTAGCCACCGAGGAAAAGCTGTCGAAAAATTAAACGATTTTTTAACTAATCTAAACGTAAATTGA
- a CDS encoding ribonuclease Z, which yields MSLQLTILGFNSALPTAFTHPTAQLLNIAERYFLIDCGEGTQVQLRKAKAKFNRINHIFISHLHGDHVFGLIGLISTLQLLGRDMPLYIHGPKGIEEFITTQLRLTESNNSFEIIFNELHTKESVLVFEDDKVEVYSIPLNHRVYTNGYLFREKPKPRKLNMDTIEEFPEIEICDYQNLKNGKDFMLESGEIIPNDYLTFDAQKSLSYAFCSDTKYKPDIVPIIKGVDLLYHESTFLHELKDLAVYTGHTTAKEAGMIAKQANVKKLILGHFSNRYHDYKPLLIEAQEEFTNTALPELLKTIKIESL from the coding sequence TTGAGTTTACAACTAACAATATTAGGATTTAATTCGGCATTACCAACGGCTTTCACGCATCCAACCGCTCAATTATTAAACATCGCAGAACGCTATTTTTTGATTGATTGCGGAGAAGGAACACAAGTACAATTGCGAAAAGCGAAGGCAAAATTCAACCGAATAAATCACATTTTTATATCGCATTTGCACGGCGATCATGTTTTTGGATTGATTGGATTAATTTCTACACTTCAATTACTTGGTCGCGATATGCCTTTGTACATCCATGGTCCGAAAGGAATTGAGGAATTTATTACGACACAATTACGTTTAACAGAATCTAATAATTCATTCGAGATTATTTTCAATGAATTACATACAAAAGAATCTGTTTTAGTTTTTGAAGATGATAAAGTTGAAGTGTATTCTATTCCGCTAAATCACCGAGTTTATACAAATGGTTATCTTTTTCGAGAAAAACCAAAACCTCGAAAATTGAACATGGATACAATTGAAGAATTTCCTGAAATTGAAATCTGCGATTATCAAAATTTGAAAAATGGAAAAGATTTTATGTTAGAATCTGGAGAAATAATTCCGAATGATTATTTAACGTTTGATGCTCAAAAATCTTTGAGTTACGCATTTTGTTCAGACACAAAATATAAACCAGATATTGTTCCAATTATAAAAGGTGTCGATTTGTTGTATCACGAATCAACATTTTTACACGAATTGAAAGATTTAGCGGTTTACACAGGGCATACAACTGCAAAAGAAGCTGGAATGATTGCGAAACAAGCCAATGTAAAAAAATTAATTTTAGGTCATTTCTCTAATCGTTATCACGATTATAAACCTTTGTTAATAGAAGCGCAAGAAGAATTTACGAATACCGCTTTACCAGAATTGTTAAAAACTATAAAAATTGAAAGTCTCTAA